The Sphingopyxis fribergensis genome contains a region encoding:
- a CDS encoding tautomerase family protein, whose protein sequence is MPHVIVKIVPGKSPEQLRRLTDLILPDVTDVLRVDEALVSVAVEQVAPEAWMDTVFTPDIAGNAASLTKRPGYGPDA, encoded by the coding sequence ATGCCCCATGTCATCGTGAAAATTGTCCCAGGCAAGAGTCCGGAGCAACTTCGACGCCTTACCGATCTCATTCTGCCCGACGTTACCGACGTGCTGAGAGTCGATGAGGCGCTGGTGTCGGTGGCGGTCGAGCAGGTCGCCCCTGAGGCCTGGATGGACACGGTCTTCACGCCCGACATTGCGGGCAACGCGGCCAGCCTCACCAAACGACCGGGCTACGGGCCCGACGCCTGA
- a CDS encoding acyl-CoA thioesterase: MSAAIPHSYPIGIKEDDIDFMGHVNNASYLKWVQAAVLNHWQRVAPAEAVSSHLWVALKHEITYRKPAFLDDVVVATVLLEKVQGARAFYETIIKRGEDVLAVVRSSWCCIDANTHRPARLARDIVERFFSR; encoded by the coding sequence ATGTCTGCCGCCATTCCCCATAGCTACCCGATCGGTATCAAAGAAGACGATATCGATTTCATGGGGCATGTTAATAACGCGAGCTATCTCAAATGGGTCCAGGCGGCCGTGCTGAACCACTGGCAACGTGTGGCTCCAGCAGAAGCCGTCAGCAGTCACCTTTGGGTGGCCCTGAAGCACGAGATCACCTATCGTAAGCCCGCCTTTCTTGACGATGTCGTAGTCGCTACAGTTCTGCTGGAGAAGGTGCAGGGGGCAAGAGCCTTCTATGAGACGATCATCAAACGCGGCGAGGACGTGCTTGCTGTAGTTCGGTCGAGTTGGTGCTGCATCGATGCGAACACACACCGTCCCGCCCGCCTCGCGCGCGATATCGTAGAACGCTTCTTTTCACGGTGA
- a CDS encoding (R)-mandelonitrile lyase yields MKGPEDWFTGTVRIDPLNAPPAPARASCAAVTFEPGARSAWHTHPLGQTLIVTAGCGWTQCEDGKKVEIRAGDVIWCPPGHKHWHGATATTAMTHIAVQEALDGVNVVWMEKVSDEDYLSELQA; encoded by the coding sequence ATGAAAGGCCCCGAGGACTGGTTCACAGGCACCGTTCGTATCGATCCGCTCAACGCGCCGCCCGCTCCCGCGCGCGCGTCCTGCGCGGCGGTCACCTTCGAACCGGGCGCGCGCAGTGCCTGGCACACCCATCCGCTTGGCCAGACGCTGATCGTCACCGCCGGTTGCGGCTGGACCCAGTGCGAGGACGGCAAAAAGGTCGAGATCCGCGCCGGTGACGTCATCTGGTGCCCGCCCGGCCACAAGCATTGGCACGGCGCGACCGCCACCACCGCCATGACCCATATCGCCGTTCAGGAAGCGCTCGATGGCGTCAATGTCGTGTGGATGGAGAAGGTGAGCGACGAGGATTATCTCTCGGAGTTGCAGGCATGA
- a CDS encoding carboxymuconolactone decarboxylase family protein, translated as MTDLHAQTPLDAARPVTREQVRSVAPALDHYGQERLERTVWKRPGLSTRDRCLVTIAALIARGQSFALGYYTEKALDNGVKPAEISETITHLAYYVGWPNAMAAIPPVSDVFARHHIGADQLPAVSPPLLPIDEKAEAARAKLVGDNFAATAPGLVDYTTDYLFKDLWLRPDLAPRDRSLITMAALIAAGQTAQIPYHLNRAMDNGLTETQAAEVITHLAFYAGWPNAMSALPVAKDVFAKRHAQ; from the coding sequence ATGACCGACCTCCACGCCCAGACCCCGCTCGACGCAGCGCGTCCCGTCACCCGAGAGCAAGTACGCTCGGTCGCTCCCGCGCTCGACCATTATGGGCAGGAGCGGCTGGAGCGCACTGTTTGGAAACGCCCTGGCCTCTCCACCCGCGACCGGTGCCTGGTCACCATCGCCGCGCTGATCGCGCGCGGGCAGAGTTTTGCCTTGGGCTATTATACCGAAAAGGCGCTCGACAACGGTGTGAAACCCGCGGAGATTTCCGAGACGATCACCCATCTGGCCTATTACGTGGGCTGGCCCAATGCCATGGCGGCCATCCCGCCGGTGAGCGATGTGTTCGCCCGGCACCACATCGGGGCGGATCAACTACCCGCAGTCAGCCCGCCCTTGCTGCCCATCGACGAGAAGGCCGAGGCCGCGCGGGCCAAGCTGGTGGGTGACAACTTCGCCGCAACGGCGCCGGGGCTAGTGGACTACACCACCGATTATCTGTTCAAGGACCTGTGGCTGCGCCCCGATCTGGCCCCGCGCGACCGCAGCCTGATCACCATGGCGGCGCTGATCGCCGCCGGGCAGACGGCACAGATCCCCTACCATCTCAACCGCGCGATGGACAATGGCCTGACCGAGACGCAGGCCGCCGAAGTCATCACCCATCTGGCCTTCTACGCCGGTTGGCCCAATGCCATGTCGGCGCTACCGGTTGCCAAGGATGTGTTCGCCAAGAGGCATGCGCAATGA
- a CDS encoding glucose 1-dehydrogenase: MSVSYDFTGQVALVTGGASGMGLATAKAFAQAGAAVAIIDRNLAAAQAEAEKLIAAEHRAIGIGCDVSNEAQAAAAVEQTVAAFGRLDMAFNNAGIQVPPTDAADETAEDFDLVNSVNLRGIWTFMKHELKVMRHQGSGAIVNCSSLGGLVGLPQRAAYHASKHGVIGLTKSAALEYAPRGVRINAICPGVINTPMVADMLETQKEAMDEFLKLQPIGRLGLAEEIAASVLWLCSPGASFVVGVALPVDGGFTTH; this comes from the coding sequence ATGAGCGTGTCTTATGATTTCACCGGACAGGTCGCCCTGGTGACCGGAGGCGCCTCGGGCATGGGGCTGGCCACTGCAAAGGCCTTTGCGCAGGCGGGCGCCGCCGTGGCGATCATCGACCGCAATCTGGCGGCAGCACAGGCCGAGGCCGAGAAGCTGATTGCCGCCGAGCATCGTGCCATCGGCATCGGCTGCGATGTGTCCAATGAAGCGCAGGCCGCCGCCGCCGTCGAGCAGACGGTCGCCGCCTTCGGTCGCCTCGACATGGCTTTCAACAACGCGGGTATTCAGGTGCCCCCGACCGACGCCGCTGACGAGACGGCGGAGGATTTCGACCTCGTCAACAGCGTCAATTTACGCGGCATATGGACCTTCATGAAGCATGAGCTGAAGGTGATGCGCCATCAGGGGAGCGGCGCCATCGTCAACTGCTCGTCGCTGGGCGGTCTGGTCGGCTTGCCGCAGCGCGCGGCCTATCATGCCAGCAAGCACGGCGTCATTGGGCTGACCAAGAGCGCCGCACTGGAATATGCCCCGCGCGGCGTGCGGATCAACGCGATCTGTCCCGGCGTCATCAACACGCCGATGGTGGCCGACATGCTGGAAACCCAGAAGGAAGCCATGGACGAATTCCTCAAGCTGCAACCCATCGGCCGCCTTGGTCTGGCTGAGGAAATCGCCGCAAGCGTGTTGTGGCTGTGCAGCCCAGGCGCCAGCTTTGTCGTGGGCGTGGCGCTGCCGGTCGACGGCGGCTTCACCACGCATTGA
- a CDS encoding zinc-dependent alcohol dehydrogenase family protein has protein sequence MLGTMLYGPNDIRFEDVAQPTILHPTDAVIRVTAACVCGSDLWPYRGLQAHDAPMPMGHEYCGIVEEVGSAVKTIRPGQFVIGSFFASDNTCPHCQHGYQSSCQNREFVGGAQAPMLRVPLADGTLVATPEIPSADLIPSLLAVSDVMGTGWFAADAANVRPGATAVVVGDGAVGLLAVLSAKLMGAERIIAMSRHPDRQAIARQLGATNIVEERGEDGIARIRDLTKGVGADSVLECVGTAQSMDQALKVVRPGGFTSFVGVPHGVELRGEDLFFYHVHLHGGPAPVRRFLPDLIAKVWDKQINPGLVFDLDLPLAQVADAYRAMDERRAIKAILRP, from the coding sequence ATGCTGGGCACCATGCTCTACGGCCCCAATGACATCCGCTTCGAGGATGTCGCGCAGCCCACCATTCTGCACCCCACCGATGCGGTGATCCGCGTGACGGCAGCCTGCGTCTGCGGATCGGATCTGTGGCCCTATCGAGGCCTTCAGGCCCACGATGCGCCCATGCCGATGGGCCATGAATATTGCGGGATCGTCGAGGAGGTCGGCAGCGCGGTCAAGACCATCCGACCCGGCCAGTTCGTCATCGGCTCCTTCTTCGCCTCTGACAACACCTGCCCCCATTGCCAGCACGGCTACCAGAGTTCGTGCCAGAATCGCGAGTTCGTCGGCGGGGCGCAGGCGCCAATGCTGCGGGTGCCGCTGGCCGACGGCACGCTGGTAGCCACGCCCGAAATCCCGTCCGCCGACCTCATCCCCAGCCTGCTGGCCGTCTCGGATGTGATGGGCACCGGCTGGTTCGCCGCCGATGCCGCCAATGTCCGCCCCGGCGCCACGGCGGTTGTGGTGGGCGATGGCGCAGTGGGGCTGCTCGCTGTGCTCTCGGCCAAATTGATGGGCGCGGAGCGGATCATCGCCATGAGCCGCCATCCCGACCGGCAGGCCATCGCCCGGCAGCTGGGCGCGACGAACATCGTCGAGGAACGCGGCGAGGACGGCATTGCCCGCATCCGCGACCTCACCAAGGGCGTAGGCGCCGACAGCGTGCTGGAATGCGTGGGCACCGCCCAATCGATGGACCAGGCGCTCAAGGTGGTACGGCCCGGCGGTTTCACCTCCTTTGTGGGCGTGCCGCATGGGGTCGAGCTGCGCGGCGAGGATCTGTTCTTCTACCATGTCCATCTGCATGGAGGCCCCGCGCCCGTGCGCCGCTTCCTGCCCGACCTCATCGCCAAGGTCTGGGACAAGCAGATCAACCCCGGGCTGGTCTTCGACCTCGACCTTCCGCTGGCGCAGGTGGCCGATGCCTACCGCGCCATGGATGAGCGGCGCGCGATCAAAGCGATCCTGCGCCCGTGA
- a CDS encoding LysR family transcriptional regulator translates to MRFNRSDIANLGYFLAIERHRNFRLAGLELGISTSALSHAMRGLEERLGVRLLNRTNRSVTLTVAGEELLANIAEPFRRIDNAVDVLNRFRASPAGRIRLNVLDQAATHLLAPVMPVFLDRYPDAEIDLSVTNSLVDVVDGGFDAGIRYGGTVPEDMIAQRLSADIRWVVAGSPAYLDRFGTPAHPEDLLSHRCIQIKLGDERIYRWEFDRGAETLELSVPGAITIDDGETAVAMARHGAALIYAAQPGIADLVARGELRIVLDDWASMGPGMHIYYPSRRQLPVPLRLLIDLIRELAPLGL, encoded by the coding sequence ATGAGGTTCAACCGATCGGACATCGCCAATCTGGGCTATTTCCTGGCGATCGAGCGGCATCGCAACTTTCGTCTGGCGGGGCTCGAACTGGGCATCAGCACCTCGGCGCTCAGCCATGCGATGCGCGGGCTCGAGGAACGCCTCGGCGTGCGTCTGCTCAACCGCACCAACCGTAGCGTGACGCTAACCGTGGCGGGCGAGGAACTTCTAGCCAACATCGCCGAGCCATTCCGCCGGATCGACAATGCCGTCGATGTACTCAACCGCTTTCGGGCCTCGCCCGCCGGTCGCATCCGGCTTAATGTGCTCGATCAAGCGGCGACCCATCTGCTGGCGCCGGTGATGCCGGTGTTCCTCGACCGCTATCCCGATGCCGAGATCGACCTGAGCGTCACGAACAGTCTTGTCGATGTCGTCGATGGCGGCTTTGACGCGGGAATCCGCTATGGTGGCACCGTGCCCGAGGACATGATCGCCCAGCGTCTGTCCGCCGACATCCGCTGGGTGGTCGCCGGTTCGCCTGCCTATCTCGACCGCTTCGGTACGCCCGCCCATCCCGAGGATCTGCTGTCTCACCGCTGCATCCAGATCAAGCTGGGCGACGAGCGCATCTACCGCTGGGAATTCGACCGCGGCGCTGAAACGCTGGAACTGTCCGTGCCGGGGGCCATCACCATCGACGATGGCGAAACCGCCGTCGCCATGGCCCGCCACGGCGCCGCGTTGATCTACGCCGCGCAGCCCGGCATCGCCGATCTGGTCGCGCGGGGGGAGCTGCGGATCGTGCTGGACGACTGGGCCTCGATGGGCCCGGGCATGCACATTTATTACCCCAGTCGCAGGCAGCTGCCCGTGCCGCTGCGCCTGCTCATCGACCTCATCCGCGAACTGGCGCCGCTGGGCCTGTAA
- a CDS encoding (R)-mandelonitrile lyase, giving the protein MKALLALAALVATPAWAQTAHVEVFRAGSHPAVPGPVERFTGMVTVQPVFDPHAPSTASAGTVTFQPGAHSAWHRHPKGQYLIVLSGVGWTQEEGQPIVEILPGDVVWCPPGVKHWHGASATTGLVQLSVQEAVDGKNVEWLEKVSDADYAKGPGVK; this is encoded by the coding sequence ATGAAGGCGCTGCTTGCCCTCGCCGCGCTGGTCGCCACCCCTGCATGGGCGCAGACCGCCCATGTCGAGGTGTTTCGCGCCGGCTCTCACCCTGCCGTGCCCGGCCCGGTCGAACGTTTCACCGGCATGGTCACCGTTCAGCCGGTGTTCGATCCCCATGCGCCCAGCACGGCCTCGGCCGGCACGGTCACCTTCCAGCCCGGCGCGCACAGCGCCTGGCATCGTCACCCTAAGGGGCAATATCTGATCGTCCTTTCGGGCGTGGGCTGGACGCAGGAAGAAGGCCAGCCCATCGTCGAGATCCTCCCCGGCGATGTCGTGTGGTGCCCGCCGGGCGTGAAGCACTGGCACGGCGCCTCGGCGACCACCGGGCTCGTCCAGCTGTCGGTGCAGGAGGCGGTCGACGGCAAGAATGTCGAGTGGCTGGAAAAGGTCAGCGATGCCGATTACGCCAAGGGTCCGGGCGTGAAATGA